In a single window of the Armatimonadota bacterium genome:
- a CDS encoding ABC transporter ATP-binding protein, which translates to MSSASRPAGSAPPLLLLKEITKQFPGVVANDRVTVDVQAGEVHALLGENGAGKTTLVKVLYGIHQPDAGEILLRGRPVRIRAPRDALRLGIGMVPQHFLLVRRHTVAENVCLGLEGTPALFPARQVERRIRELGDRYGLVVDPRAPVWSLSISEQQRVEILKALMRGAEILVLDEPTSVLTPQEAQGLFAVMRRMTEEGHAVIFITHKLDEVLAVADRITVLRKGRVVETLAAGSADKRLLARMMVGRDVEFRLTRAPAAPRGEGLRLEEVWALNDRGLPALRGASFTVQRGEIVGVAGVAGNGQRELVEVITGLRRILRGRVWVLGRDVTNGDARMVLETGAAHIPEERMRAGIVGAMSVAENLVLRRYREAPFSRGPLLNPQAIHGFALRMMSAYGIAAPSPRAPARTLSGGNVQRLILARELSGEPGLVIAAHPTSGLDISATEQIHTLLLRRREEGAGILLVSEDLDEILTLSDRIVVMFGGQVVAVVPAAEADRERIGLMMTGQRP; encoded by the coding sequence ATGTCAAGCGCATCGCGGCCTGCAGGGTCCGCTCCCCCGCTCCTGCTGCTGAAGGAGATCACCAAACAGTTTCCGGGGGTGGTGGCCAACGACCGCGTGACGGTTGACGTCCAGGCGGGCGAAGTGCACGCGCTGTTGGGCGAGAACGGCGCCGGCAAGACCACGCTGGTCAAGGTGCTGTACGGAATCCACCAGCCCGACGCCGGCGAGATCCTCCTGCGCGGCCGGCCGGTACGGATCCGGGCCCCCCGCGACGCCCTGCGCCTGGGCATCGGCATGGTTCCCCAGCACTTCCTCCTGGTCCGCCGGCACACGGTGGCGGAGAACGTGTGCCTGGGGCTGGAGGGGACTCCGGCCCTGTTCCCGGCCCGTCAGGTGGAACGGCGCATCAGGGAACTGGGCGACCGGTACGGTCTGGTCGTGGATCCCCGCGCCCCGGTCTGGAGCCTCTCCATCAGCGAGCAGCAGCGGGTGGAGATCCTCAAGGCGCTGATGCGCGGCGCGGAGATTCTCGTCCTGGACGAGCCAACGAGCGTGCTCACCCCGCAGGAGGCGCAGGGCCTCTTCGCCGTGATGCGCCGGATGACGGAGGAAGGCCACGCCGTGATCTTCATCACCCACAAGCTGGACGAGGTCCTGGCCGTGGCCGACCGCATCACCGTGCTGCGCAAGGGCCGGGTGGTGGAGACGCTGGCCGCCGGGAGCGCCGACAAGCGCCTGCTGGCGCGGATGATGGTCGGGCGCGATGTGGAGTTCCGGCTCACCCGGGCCCCGGCCGCGCCCCGGGGCGAGGGCCTCCGGCTCGAGGAGGTCTGGGCGCTGAACGACCGCGGCCTGCCGGCACTGCGGGGCGCGTCCTTCACCGTGCAGCGGGGGGAGATCGTCGGGGTGGCGGGCGTGGCCGGGAACGGCCAGCGGGAACTGGTCGAGGTGATCACCGGGCTGCGCCGGATCCTGCGGGGCCGGGTATGGGTGCTGGGGCGGGACGTCACCAACGGCGACGCCCGGATGGTCCTGGAGACCGGGGCGGCCCACATTCCGGAAGAACGGATGCGGGCGGGGATCGTGGGCGCGATGTCGGTGGCCGAGAACCTGGTGCTGCGCCGCTACCGCGAGGCACCCTTTTCCCGCGGCCCGCTGCTCAACCCTCAGGCCATCCACGGCTTCGCCCTGCGCATGATGAGCGCCTACGGCATCGCCGCGCCGTCCCCGCGCGCCCCGGCGCGGACCCTCTCCGGCGGCAATGTCCAGCGGCTGATCCTGGCGCGGGAACTGTCCGGAGAGCCGGGCCTTGTGATCGCCGCCCACCCCACCTCGGGGCTGGACATCAGCGCCACGGAGCAGATCCACACGCTGCTGCTCCGCCGGCGCGAGGAGGGCGCCGGGATCCTCCTGGTCTCGGAGGACCTGGACGAGATCCTTACCCTCTCCGACCGCATTGTGGTCATGTTCGGCGGCCAGGTCGTGGCCGTCGTGCCCGCCGCCGAGGCCGACCGGGAACGGATCGGACTGATGATGACGGGACAGCGGCCGTGA